In Osmerus mordax isolate fOsmMor3 chromosome 16, fOsmMor3.pri, whole genome shotgun sequence, the genomic stretch TCGGCATGTTTGGGTAGGTGGCTCTGCGTGTTTGAGGGAAGGACAGTATTTGCACTGGCAGAGTTCACTTTTTTCTTTTGCTCTCACGTTAGTCTTAAGAGTACAATATGTTTCTCTTCCCATGACAGTGTTTGGTCTAGTTATCCGTTTGCATCAAATTGCTTAACCCTCGTGTTATTTTCGGgtaattctgacccatcagtcattgtgacccaccgtcgtattgcgacaactttacctcatacaaaaacaaagtgaagcattttcttttaaccgtcgggctgtctcagaccccccacattgtgaaggttaaaagaaaaattatttgtttttgtattgggtaaaatttggtaaacacaacggtggttcgttatgaacctttgggtcatgtgacccgaaggcagcacaagggttaaacaatatgtaattatttgtatgtttttgtaCTAGGAGTATAGTACAATAACAGGTGTTTCTCCATCAATTCCTGACACTAGATAACCTCATCTTTGAGACCCGCGGTATGTGATTCCTGAATGTTAAAGGCATTCCCACAAGAACCAAGACTAGAGGGTGCGTTTCTGGAACAATGCTTGCTTATGTTTGGTATGGAGAACAGTTCAATAAAAACTAATTTAAACCTTCACAAGATAGCATTCAAAGTACAAGACAGCATTCAGTACTCTCTCTAGGCATTGTCGCACTTTTTGTAGCTTCTGACAACTGCAGATCCATCTGTTGATGTATTTGAACCCGGTAAACCATGTAACCCTACATAATGTaatctgattgattgattgaataCAATGTTATACAATGAAATACTCACAATGTTATGCAACTGTAATAAAATAGAGTAAATGCTCCATCTGCAACTAATTAGTCTTATTTCTCCCCGTGTAGTTGAGTCATGAGATAAAACAGCTCGCAGTGCCGACACGTGTTTTTCAAGCAAGCTGACCTTATATTTATACACAGCTTGAGTGGGCTCCACAACAGTGATTTATGACACATCTGAATGATGTAATGCCGGGGTGCACAACTCAGGCCATCCAATCCCACAATCCTGCTGGGTTCTTGTATTTCCTGCGACACAAGGTTAAATAAGGAGATGTGGCCAGGTAATGTGTCTCAAGAAGAATTCAGCTACATCTAAGCACCCAACATTCCACAAAATAGTACTTTATAACTCAGCTGCCACAGTTGTTAAACGCAATGAAAATATCAGAGAACGATTATGAATACACACCGAAAGAATTGTCACTGAGGGATCTCTATAAAAACTGCTTTCACAGCTATATCCCAAACATAGTTGCCATAGCAACATGGCAGATGGCAGGTAACATGAGGGGGTGATTCACTGTGAGTTTGTTTCAAACATGTACACAGATAAGTGAATCAGCATTGACAAGGAACCCCTTTACTCACTTCATACAGTAATTTCCTTAAGAGATCAAAAGAAGAGCACCATTTCCAGATAAATTCAAAAACTCAACTGTATATGTTCACTCTACTGCAAACCGCTCTTGTGACAAAAGTATCTGCTATATTATAACAGTGCCTTGACTGTCAAACACACTGTTTTTTCGCCACTGTTGAAATGGTTTCCTCCAGACTCTTTTAGTGTCCAAGCACTGGTGTGTTTTTGTACGTCATGTTTCCACTACTCAGGGTAATTTGAGGACTTCTGGCAAACAAGGAGGAGCGATAGGCAATAGGACAAACACCTGGTATAGTACTGTATAGTATAGTCAGTGCAGAAAGTGATCTACTTTTCTGTTATTAAATAAATCAAACTCAACTTTGATTGGTTTAGATTGAAATATATTTCAAGTGGATCATTATCACAACTGAACAAATTCCACGTTACATCACAAGTCCTACAGAGCGAATGTGCTACAGAAATGCAATCATTAGACTGCTTTTTATTATTAGTGATATCCAGATAAACAAGTGTGTGGAACAGCACACACTTAAAGCTCTACCAATGATATTAGTGAACAACAATTTGAGTAATTTAAGGGATAATACATGATTGACAGTATTTCTCCAGCAGCTAAAGCATTCTGATACTGGAACTAGTTCTGGTACTCTTCAGCCTTTCATTCACTCAATTCATGTGTCTTGGCAGTAaaaaaattaagtttttgtaaCTATTGGGCTGTTTTAATTAAACTGTAAATAAGGATAAGGCATCTATTGTTGGTTTGAATCATTGGAGGCTAAAATGTTTAATGTGGCAGCAGCttgacaacacaacaacacctTTGTTGCTGTATGAATGTGGTCATGGTGTTCAAGACTACGGTAGTTCAATTGAAaaagaatacaaataatttaGTATTCAAATACAATCAGTGATTTTACATGGCCTTTTCTGTCATCAAGCATATTCATGTTATCTGCTGTCCCATTCTGGAGGATGAGAGAAATTGTACCATGAAGGATATGATTGTATATTTTTGTTCCAACCCCATAACCTCAAGCATATCATCCATCAAGTAACAACCACTCTTCTCCTACCCATATGGAAATAATGTAAAGGGGGAAGAGCATTAACTGATATTTCTTAATCTACACAAAAGTATATTATTTCTGACCAATGTAGCCTACTGATTGTATAAACAAAATTACTTTAATAAGTGGATTAATCAGTGATTTTTGTACAGCATTGAACAGTATTTAGCATTTTTATAACAGACGGTACGAGATGTGGATAGAAACAACCAATTTAATTTCTTAATTTCTTCAGTCAGTGCTCTACATTGTTTTCACAAGCATTTTCTATTTAGTTTTAAATTCCTCTTAAATAGCCTTTtcctggtttgttttgttttatttgtgcAAATGAAAAGTTTGTTCTAGTAAGATGTGCCAAGTGGAACTACTGTCCTATACATGTTTAGATGCTGACAGAAATACAACTTAAAAGACCTTCTGCACTCGCCTTACATGGTGCCATCCACATTGTGCGAGAATCCGTTCATAGGAATTTCATATGCCACATATTTAATTTTGTACACAGTATCCTACCTGTTTCAGATGCGTAATTTGAATGTTTGAATAGCACCATAATGGAGCGTCATGGGAGAGGGTGTCATCTTTTTATGGTGTCCttggttgcttgttttttttctcccaatactctcctttccttttctcttttcaaATATGTTGTGGTAGGAAATGAATGTTAATGAACAAGCAGGAAAAAATGATGGCTGCATTTACACATCAAGCTAAATCAACTGTGTCCAATAGAAGAGAAGGAAGCCTGCCCCTGGTAACAGTGAAGGCAGTAAAATGTCAGGAGGAAGTGTTCTTGTAAAACACACCCCAAATGTAAAAGATGGCAGTGTGCAGATATAGCTTGTCACCTGTTCTTAAACAGAATAACAGTCAGAGCATAACCATCTAGCCCCTTGCCCCCACTGTAGGAAAACCATCTTTTAGGAAACAGATTTGAACAGAGCACgccaaaatgaaataaaataacatAACTTAAATCAATGGTTGACCTTAAGGTGAATGAGCAACATGAGCTTTTTTTCTCAGAGAATCTtgcaaatgaataaataacaACTTATGTCCAAAAATATTATTTAGCTATTGTAATATATTACATTATTGTGCTGACTTAATAACTGACTTTATGTAATCGATACCCAAGCAAGCCTGCATGTCAAGAAGCAGTCACTGAAGAAAAGTGTTACAGGTAAATCGCTTTTTTTATAGTAATGTAATGGGATACATTTTAGCTGATTAGCAATTTTGTATATTGAAATTTCCTGATATTCTTTAGACGGTTTATTGATAAGACTGATGGAGTTAAAACAAATAACTGTGGATTTCATTtcaatttctttttcattttaacgaGGTCATCAAGCTACATCATCCTTTCTTAGTAGGACATCCTTTGCATTATTTATAAAGAAAAAACGTTCTTGCCCTACATCCTAACAAGTACCAGTACTAAACTGgatgtattttatatatatttttctcattAGGTGTTTAAGGACCTCCCCACCAGGACGCTTGATAGCACCCAGGGAGATATTTTGACAATATGACCCAGGTAGAAGAGGCAGGCATTCAACGTTGTCACATTCAGAGTCCTGATTCAGCATCCTTGAAATAGATCCAGAACACTGGAAACCATCAAGACTGGCCATGTTGAGGTCTGCCTGATGATTCAATCTACCATGTCTCCCGCTTTCCATTTCGCCACACCATAACCCTCCAACAGTCCAGGAAGTCTAGAAGGGCATCCCTCCGGAGATCTGTCGTGCCACCTGCTCCTCTGTGCTCTCCTCTTTGTCTTTGTTGCGTTCCCTGTTCCAGTCCTTGAGGCCCTCTGGGAGGGAAGTGTCTTCATCCATACCCCCCGTTCCCTCCACAAACTCCTCGTAGGTGGATTTCTCAGCAAATGGACGAGGCCCCAGCAACTCAACCATGTCATCTTTGTTCAGAACCTCCTTATCAAGCAGACGTAGTGCCACCTAGGGGTAGGAAATGGTATGGATCAGTattgtctttgtatgtgtgtgtgaacacataaAGAGTGGAACAGTCACCGATCCTTCTTTTTCATTACCTTCTCCACGTCTGTCTTTTTCTCAGACAGAATCTGCATCGTGCGCTCGTAGGCCTCGTTGATGAGCGAGCGCACCTCAGAGTCGATCAGACGCGCCGTGGCTTCACTGTATGGCTTCTCCAAGACCATCTCACCCTGCCGGGGCAGGTCAAAAGACAGGTGGCCAACCTTCGCGTTCATGCCAAACTGCACAATCTGTGTAGAAAGGTCAAAACGGAGATGTTTCACGTTGTGTTGCTTTATAATTCCAAAAtatgaagaaagagaaagtgcaTATTTTAATAGTGAAGTTTAACTGTAAACTGTGAACATTTCTAGGTCTGCTATGGAACATAGAGATAAAGGATGACAGTCTGTACACATTACAGACCTGAGCATAGGCACTTTGGGTGACCTTCCGCAGGTCGTCCTGGGCCCCTGTGGTGATGCGGCCAAAGAAGATCTCCTCAGACACACGCCCGCCCAGCGTCATACACATCCTGTCCAGCAGCTGCTCCTTGGTATACAGGTACTGCTCCTTAGGCAGGTACTGTGCATAACCTAAACCTTTCCCTCTGGGAATGATAGACACCTGGGAAAAACAACAACTCACACAAGTCACAATGACATAAAAAGGTTAGGTCCACGAGCCAGACCCTGGGCACATTGTGGCCGTAGCGGGGACCGTTTCTGGGGTATTCTCATCCATGCCAAATAAACGTTGCATGGCACAGTAAGTATTTGTTGAATTGACTTCACAGCTATTTTCCGAGGCAGCTGTATTTGTTTGTTACATTCCATTTGTCTTTGGAGACTGGTGCGGTGTGACACCATGAGAAACACAGCTGTCAGGCAGTCACTGCATCCAAAGCATTTAACACCTCTAACACTTATTCTACTCCACGAACTATTTCACTTTTACCGTCACTGTATGATGTACAAATCTAATATTGCCAATGGAAATGCCTATGATTTGGTCAGTTTAAGAGAACCAGGAAGTATATATGATTCCAAGTCAACTGAATGCCTGGGCCTGAGTGGCCTACCTTGAGTAGAGGGTCTGCATGCTCCAGGTACCACCCGGCCACGGCGTGGCCTGCCTCGTGGTAGGCCACCGTCTTCTTCTCTTCTGGCTGTAAGACCTGGGTCTTCTTCTCAAGACCTAGATGTTCAAGAGccatgaacagtgtgtgtgtggaaagacaTCCTACCACAGATCCTTGCCGTGAAAGGATGGTTTAATTGTGACTGGTTCTAGCTCATGCTCACCTCCGATCACACGTTCAATGGCCTGCTCGAAATGCTTGTGATTGATGGCTTCAGACAGGTGGCGAGCGGCGATGAGAGCAGCTTCGTTGCACACATTAGCAATGTCAGCACCTAATGAAATATGGGAAACCATAAACACGATCATTGCTTAACCTCAAATTCAATGGTGTCACATTTGAAGATGGTAGCTGTGTATGCATACCAGAGAAGCCAGGAGTTAGGGCAGCCATTTTTCTGGCCAGAGCTTCTTTGTCCATCTCTGGATCCAGTTTTAGGGGCCTCAGGTGCACTTTAAATATGGAGGCTCTACCCTTGATGTCAGGGGGACCTGGAGAAAATATTCATCACCTTAGTTATTTTTCATTCTCCAAACATGAGGACCTAAAAATTTATGTTACAAGTATGACTATAAGTAATagacataaaaaaacaacacgACTGGATGTGGTATCTGTGGATATCTGATCATCAAGAAGGCCTCTTAGTATATGGTATTTGTATGTAAGAAACTCTGCAAAGCCCCATACGGAATTTACCCAGAGTATCAATGATCAAGACACAGCAGGATTTTAAGATAAGAAATGGATTTGAGCCATTACACAATGATGTAAGAAGTTTAAGAGATGTAGATTCTTTTGTGTCTGGGTTCAGAAATCAATATCCCTTGGTATCCTTGTACTCATCGAGACTTGCATAGATAGTATTGTTTGAGACAGAACAAACAGATTGGTTGATAATCTTTTCACTTTTAAAGCCTTCTTAAAGTTATGAGATAGTTGTTTAGATGATATTAACTTTGACTTGTAATCAGACTGAACAATGGAGGACAATAATGTAGATATAGAACTGTGATGTGTGTACCAATGTAAATCTGCCTGTCAAAGCGTCCAGGTCTCATCAGTGCAGGGTCTAAAATATCAGGTCGGTTGGTGCCAGCTAGTACCACCACATTGGTTGCAGTGTTGAACCCTGGAGAAGAATTAAAGGAAATATTTCAGTTGTTTCCAATACAAATGTTTGATTACAGGTGGCATATGTAAAGTGAATAATTAATTTAACATTTCATTAACatgaaaaaaacgaaacaaactAACTATTGCTTTAGTTCTACTTTTTAATATTTATTAAGGAGCAATAAAAGAGTAGCAGCCAACACAACCATAAATTGTTAAATTAATCTCTGACAATATGTCTCACTATTAAACCATGCTCTTCATTTGTGTCAAACGTTGCTTATGAAGCTGTAGTACATACCATCCATCTCCACCAGCAGCTGGTTCAGTGTGTTCTCCTGCTCGCTCTGGCCTCCAAAGTTCCCTCTTCCACGCTTGCGTCCCACAGCATCAATTTCATCAATGAAGAGGATGCAAGGGGCATTTTTGCGGGCCAAGACAAACAGGTCTCTgacctcagaatcagaatcagaatgggatttattcgccatgaaagtttgcacagacaaggaatttgctttggcaggaaggtgcatacaataaacatatacctaaaatttaaatatgtggactatctatactaagggtacataaactagctgtactaagtgggattagaatagaattaaatatacaataaaataaaatataagttgccgtaaattacaataagttgctgtaaattacaataagttgccgtaaattacaataccTACAGATAAAGAAGATGATATAAAGTGTTAGGCAGCAATGGCACTAAAAACAGTTAAATACTTCcttaaaaaacacacagagtGATATTAAATTGAATATAATAGTATAGTAAAATGCCATTTGGTTTTGAACCTATGATAAGTCTACTCATCTACCCTGTGATAGACGAAGTAGGAACAATCCGTTTTTATTTTGATTATTAGTTTGACATTCAGAAACATTTGTGATTGCTAGGTAAACAATGGGACAGACCCCATATGTGTTCCTTTTAACAGGTTCAGTAGTTCCAACTTGAGATGTGCTATAATAACCTACTTTAGGTCTGTATATTCCGAACTCTGTATTACAGACTCTATGATATAGAAAATCTAATGATGTATTGGACATTACAGAAAGAAACTATTCTCTGTTAAAACTTGAATAGACATTAGCTCATCACTACCCTAATAGCAGTTGACTCTCATATCTGTTTTGACTTTTAGTTTTGgtcatgttttttcattcatgtgCGCCTAATTATTTGTTTGGAGTTGTTTGCTTACCCTGGCAGGGCCTACGCCAACAAACATCTCTAGGAACTCTGAGCCATTGACGGTGATGAAAGGGACGTTGGCCTCTCCAGCAGTGGCCTTGGCGAGGAGGGTCTTCCCTGTCCCAGGTGGTCCTGTCAGAATGGCACCCTGGGGGGAGACACAAGTGAAGAGCTTGACAACATCCCAAGTTTGCACAAACTTGCTTTCTCACCAAGATATGGTGAAATAAAGTCTAAACAGAAAAGCTAAAAAATACACTACTATTCAACCTCTGGATCAGATGCCATTTTTAAGTGGTAGGGCTATTGAAaaatcaaaaagaaaaaaaaaaaacaatctagAAAAGCCCTTCATAGAAAGACAAACGAAGTAGCAGAACAGACAAATATGCAATAAAAAAACCAAAAACAAAGCTTGCTCTGATCTTTTAACTCACTTTGGGAATTTTTGCACCCAGATCCTGGTACTGCTTGGGGTTCTTCAAGAAGTTCACAAACTCCATGATTTCCAGCTTGGCCTCCTCACAGCCGGCCACATCTTTGAATTTGATGTCGATCTCATCCTTGATCACCTTGGCAGTGGTCTCGCTGACACTAAAGAGACCGCCCATGCCTCGGCCCGGTCTGCCCGTCCCAGCAGGCCCCCGTCGTAGCATGAGGAGCAGGAAGCCAATGATGAGCACGGttgggagcatgctcagaaggAAGGAGCTGATGGTAGAGAGAAGAAGGTTGATTTTTCAACAGAGATACAAGTAACATGTAATACAAGGTAGGTATGGACATTTTGTTTGCCAAATTTGAATACAAAATTTATTAATCCCAGATAAAAATGATAACCCACCACATTCCCAATCTTACCCGTCACTCTCTGTGGAGTAGACCACTGGCAGGCGATTCTCACCCTCAATTCCCATCTCATACTGTGAAGTCTCCAGATTACGCTCAAATGTATCTACGCTGCCGATATTGAACCATACATATTGCTGGGCACAGAAAACAAATTAGACACAATGTTTTTGACGTGTTATTGCCTgcttgaataaaaaaaactgtcacTGGGACCTCCATACACATTTAATTTTTATAATGATTCAATTTTGGTTTTAATAAATTTTCTAAAAGGAAACCTTACTCCATCAACAGGAGTCTTCCCGGGAGAAAACACCACTTTTACATAGCGCTTATTTACAACCTCCAACCGATCCACCTGTGGAAAGAATGACCTGATGCTTACATGGTGGCTACATTTTTCAGTTCCACAGCAGGTTTGGGGGACTATAAATGTTCGGTTTCACAATGACATATTTTACCAGTCAATTTGAGTgtggcacacaaacatacatacaaacaggaGGACCAGAGAAGCCTTTTTTGCTTTCTGTGTGGTTGTTTATTTACTTATTAATTCTAATTCAGAGCAGCAGTTCATTATTGTAGTACATTTTTACTCTGTAGCACTTATCACTGCAGAGCTATCCAACTGGTAAAGAAATAACATTTATACAAATTTACTATTACATATGAATATATTCTTCATTTTTGCTACAATGACTATCAAATGTACACTGATGGCTCAGGCCTACTACCATATCGACACCCCGCTAGATATCTGACCATACTGTAGTTTCCCACACCACTTAATACTGCCATAATAACATAAAATCTAAATACTTACCACTCCTTTTGAGAGGTAATTATTGACAAAGTCTTTCCAAGTAACTTCTCTTCCCCCATCACGAAAAAATAAGTAGTATGTGACAACTGTCCAAAAGACTGTCCCACCCAGGAAATACATACGGAAATCTTTGTCATCCCACGGCACATCACCCTGTGGATGTTGGtttaagagaaaaggagaatggACAATGCCTACCGGTTAAGAGATaccatttatttgaatttttttccAACCATTACATTTTGGTTTAATTTCTTACCTTCTGAAGCCGGCTATACCAAGTAGATTCCTCCTTTcggcctcctctctttcctcctccacctgaggcacctcccccccccccaccagttcctcccccaccaccagctcctcccccaccaccagttcctcctccaccaccagctcctcccccaccaccagctcctcccacaccaccagctcctcctccaccagattTCTCAGTGGCTTTCTGTCCATTGGCTGGGTCAGCCTCTAAGTAAAATTGAACAATGTCACCAAATTAAGTTCATTGTGCAATATACATTTTAAAGCATATGGAATGGAACAAATTTTGTTTTGTATTGCAACTTCCAAGCAAAATTACCTTTGGGTGTATTTCCACTGGATGTGTTAGGTTCGCTACTCTTTGGACCATTCTTAGCTTCAGGAAAGTACTTTTCAAAACCTAAGACAAAGTAATAAGAAATGGCACAAACTATAATGTTATATTACCTGGACATTAGGAATCAAAATAATCAGTGATGTTGGTCAGAGCAGACAGTCTCCACTAGGATTCAGTGAAAATGGAGTGGTTGGCTATTGACTTTGTTCATTAGAGTTAATATTCTATCTTTATTTAGGCTATGTTTATCAAATGATTTGGCTTTTGTGTGAGCTAGCATGGTGCGTTGCCAAACTGTTGTCATTCACAATTAGATGGATTCCTACTCAGAAGAATAAACTTATAAATAAGCAGATGGCTATTCTGTTCATCTACATGATCTTGCACCATATTGCCCAAATTAAAGGGGTTGCATCATTGAGTCGTATTGGGGTTTATACAGTATGTCATCGAGCGATTGACTATAAAATCAGCATCAACTCTCTCATGTATGGGACTATAGGCAAAACAGTGATCTTGTCAGATGTTATAAGTTAATGGTTAAGGTGTGCACTTTGTAGTTGTGCGATTGACTTGTGTTCAGTCGAATGAATAGCCTAATACAAAAGTAAAAGGGCAAACTGATGTAAACGGGTGCATACAgccaaaaacattacaaaatatagGCATCATCttatataaatgtattaatatgtaatattaatacattaatTAGTGCATCCTTAGACAAGATGCTAAACTAAAAAGTGTTAAAACAAATCCATACCTTTGGGGGGTTTGGAGCAAAGGCTTTGATAGGCACCCAAGACCTTGGCAAGTATAGACCCTCTTTCGATTGCTATTTGGGCATCAGCATAGCTTGAGACCTATTGGAAGGATCAAATAGTATCAAACATATTTGTTAGAAGTAGGCTACTACATTTTTACTATTTAATATCAACTCAGTGGTTGACAGAGTGGTCTAAGATGAGAATCATTCCAAACAACCATTTCCAAACAACCACTGAAATTAAGAAAATGTAAGCCAAATAAAAATATCAAATATAGTCTCAAAAATTAACTTTTCAAGATCCCAATACACTTTTCAGCACAATATAGCTAATCCGATATTGTATGTGTATTGTCTCAGTGAAGATTATTAGGCTATATTAATAAGACATTTCTGGACAGAAAAACCCCCCAGATACATAGAGTTCAATACGTTTTGCACTTTTATTAAAACTAGACTAAAAGTGGATAAAGAAACTCATATGACAAGCTGGGTTTACCAATAGTGGAGTATTGTAAAGAATGGGGTCATTCAAGGTtaatttttacatttttgtaaCATGGCCTAGAAGCTATATGAAATTTGAGTAATTTGTCATCCTTATTGCCTTGTGTGACCCATGCTAGAACTAAGACATCATGCAGTCTCGCAGACTCCTCCAAATCGTTGGGAGAAGCTGACAAGCACACGACCACAAAACGACCTAAAAAACGAGCTGCACAACAACAATACTCAAGTTTTCCTGTTTCATATCCTCCTCACGAGGTACACAATGACAACTATAACTTGCCAAATAGACCTTCGATATTGCACTCAAGTCTCTTCTGCAAGCTGTACATGGCTAATCGTTCCGGGATCACATTCGGTCACATTAACCCACCCTTTTAGAAAGCGAACAAGCTACCTGGAGTGGAGGTGGTTTTAGGGAAAGAAAATCAAGTCTAACATTAGCTAGACACTGGTTAAATAACGTATATATATGGTgatgttatgtattgtgctgtgTATTATCCAACAGGAACGTCGTCCTGAAAGTCATTCATGCAGGCCTGAAAAGGCATGTTGCTAGCTCTGCCTTGGTGGTGATGTGATACTAGCAGACATGACTTGAATTTTACGTGTAATAAAGTCATGTTTAAGATTCAGAATCAGCTTCATCCTGGCTAGTTGTATTGATCCATTCACCAGCCAAATGTCAATAGCATACTGCGAGGAAGCAAAGTACTGGTCAGCAGGCATATGCTAACGCGTTAGGCTAGTGTGGGTGCTGTCAGATAAGACCAGACTCCAGTGCAACTTACCAGTCGGGCATTGCTTGTTACGTTTTGAGGCAGCAGAACTTTGAAAAGAttcctgcaacctcttgacaaGCGAAGGTATCCATATGCCATTCTGACCGTAGCTAATATTAGTAGCTAACGTCAACAGAAGTTCTAAACGTTCATCAAAACATAAGGACAGGACTTCTGATGAACTATCCCATTCCATAACAACACCATACACACGCCATCTTTGCAGTCGTCTAAATCTCCTGAATTACGTAGCTAGTTTACTTCTTCGCTGGATTGGCCCTAGGCAGAGCATTACAAAACCCGTCATCATGGACCATTTGCATTAAAGATGCAGACCAGTCTCCGATGATTAAAGGATCATGTGTCTGGTTATAAGACTGCTGCAAAGTGTAGGCTACCTGAGGAACAATTGTGTTATGGGTCTATTGGCAGGAGCACCAAGAATAATCTGATGTCAAGGAATAATACGTACAAAATTGCAATTAAGGATGAATATTGTAGCATATGTTCCGTCATCCTCACCAAATAAATTGGTGGTCAAACTAGTGCATCTTTTTTGGCATAGTATGCAGGACAGTATACCGTTCAATATTTTCATTTACTAGTTTCTAATTTCTTCCAAGGACAACATCGTGAATTTCATTTCCAAACATATTAGAAAAAAATCCTATATCTCACTCTAAAGCCTTAGCATACTGTTGCAGGTCAGACTCAGAGCGAGGTCATGTCGAGGGGCTTCTTTGAATCATTCCTCAGTTGTGTAAAAACAAGAGTCGGAGACTGAAACACCCTTATTGGTTCATGTCAGGATTCAGCATAGAACGTACCCTCTTTCGCTCCTAGGCAGTAGGTGGCGGTGATGCACTTTCAACGTTTCTTTTCCCCCAGCAATAGACATGAAAAAACCACTGAGAAAGGGAAATGTCGGATGCGGAGAGGTAAGGACGGGGGATCGAACGA encodes the following:
- the afg3l2 gene encoding AFG3-like protein 2, which translates into the protein MAYGYLRLSRGCRNLFKVLLPQNVTSNARLVSSYADAQIAIERGSILAKVLGAYQSLCSKPPKGFEKYFPEAKNGPKSSEPNTSSGNTPKEADPANGQKATEKSGGGGAGTGGGGGGASGGGGKRGGRKEESTWYSRLQKGDVPWDDKDFRMYFLGGTVFWTVVTYYLFFRDGGREVTWKDFVNNYLSKGVVDRLEVVNKRYVKVVFSPGKTPVDGQYVWFNIGSVDTFERNLETSQYEMGIEGENRLPVVYSTESDGSFLLSMLPTVLIIGFLLLMLRRGPAGTGRPGRGMGGLFSVSETTAKVIKDEIDIKFKDVAGCEEAKLEIMEFVNFLKNPKQYQDLGAKIPKGAILTGPPGTGKTLLAKATAGEANVPFITVNGSEFLEMFVGVGPARVRDLFVLARKNAPCILFIDEIDAVGRKRGRGNFGGQSEQENTLNQLLVEMDGFNTATNVVVLAGTNRPDILDPALMRPGRFDRQIYIGPPDIKGRASIFKVHLRPLKLDPEMDKEALARKMAALTPGFSGADIANVCNEAALIAARHLSEAINHKHFEQAIERVIGGLEKKTQVLQPEEKKTVAYHEAGHAVAGWYLEHADPLLKVSIIPRGKGLGYAQYLPKEQYLYTKEQLLDRMCMTLGGRVSEEIFFGRITTGAQDDLRKVTQSAYAQIVQFGMNAKVGHLSFDLPRQGEMVLEKPYSEATARLIDSEVRSLINEAYERTMQILSEKKTDVEKVALRLLDKEVLNKDDMVELLGPRPFAEKSTYEEFVEGTGGMDEDTSLPEGLKDWNRERNKDKEESTEEQVARQISGGMPF